TTCTTAAAATAGTATATATAAAAGGAAAAGGGTGGCACCTTCCATCCTTTTCCTTTTATATAATTAGGTTATGCTTTTTATATTAAGAATTTTGCTGGCCGAATCTCTTCCCAAGCTTAGCTAACAATTCAGGCTGATCCCCTTGGCTCATTACAATTTCAACAAAGGTAAGTTGATTCTTATCAATACTTATTTTAGTTAAGACTTCTTGTAACTCTGTTTCATTTTGTACTTTAAATGTTTGGCTTTTTTCTTCTGTTCCGAATACTTTCGCTAGTTTTGTGTACTCCCACATTTGTATGTCATTATACGGTTCGTTTTGACCATGAATTGCACGTTCAACAGTATAACCATTGTTGTTAATTAAAAATATAATTGGGTTTAAATTTTGACGTAGTATAGTTGATAATTCTTGGACAATTAATTGAAAAGAACCATCACCAATAATTAAAATGTTGCGCCGCGATAAATTAGCGAGCTGTGTACCAAGTAGAGCAGGTAACGTATAGCCGATCGATCCCCATAATGGTTGCGCTACATATGTAGTGTTGTTTGGTAAAGGGATAGCGGCACTACCAAAGAAAGGTGTTCCTTGCTCTGCAAGTAAGACGTCGTTTTCTTGTAAGAAATGGTATATTTGTTGCCAAAAACGTTTTTGTGTAACCATGTGTGCTTTTGGATTGAACTCTTCTGTCATAGATAGAGATTCTGAAATAAATGGCTTAATATCAAGCGTTTCTTCATTTCGATGCTCAATTACATCACTTAACTGTTGTAAAACATCTTTCATTACAACTGGCCCGTATTTTTTATCTGTAATTTTCACAGTGTAGGGATGAATTTCAATAACTTGTTCTTTCGTAAAACCTTGTGTGAAGCCACCTGTAATAGTATCAGTTAACTTCACGCCAATACTAATAATACAGTCAGATTCATCAATTCTTTTACGCAAGTATGGAGGACTTACATCACCAACATAAACCCCTATAAATTGAGGGTGTTTTTCTGGAAATATTCCTTTTCCCATACTTAACGTTGCAATAGGAAACCCCGTTTTTTCTACAAATTGATATAAATATTCTTTTGCATGAAAACGATCTACTTCAAAATCAGCTAAAATAATAGGTTTCTTTGCGCTATTTATTTTTGAAATGGCATGTAGAAGCATTTTATCCAGTGTTTCTTTATTACTTAAAATCGGTTTATGTAAAATTGGTTCTGCAGGTCTATTAATTGGTTTATTATACACATCAATAGGTAAATTAATATGAACAGGACGTTTTTCATTCCAACATGCACGTAACACACGGTCAATTTCCTCGACTGCATGCTCTGGGGTTAAATTAGTTTGTGCAATAGTGATTTCTCGATACATTTTGGAAAAATGATTGAACTTTCCATCACCTAACGTATGATGAACTAGCTCTCCATTTTCCATTACTGTTGTTGGTGGTGTACCTGTAATTTTTATAACTGGTACGTTTTCTGCATATGAGCCAGCAATGCCATTTATGGCGCTTAATTCTCCAACGCCAAAGGTGGTAATAAGAGCTGCTATTCCTTTTATACGAGCATATCCATCTGCAGCATATGCCGCATTTAATTCATTACAATTGCCAATCCACTCTAAATTTTTATGTGCGAGTACATAATCTAAAAAAGCCAAATTATAATCACCAGGGATACCAAAAATATGCTCAATTCCTAATTCGCTTAGTCGGTCTAATAAATATGTACTTACAGTATATTGAGTTTTCAAGTGAATCATCTCCTAATCGTTTTGCTTTCTTGTAATAAACGAAAGCAGCTCTAGAGCATTGATTAAAATATTCATTACTAGAATGTGGTATAATTTACATACAGGGGGAAAGTAGATGACACAACATAAAGAAGAACAGATGAATGAAGCGTTAGCCTTATTTTACTTTGCATATAAAACATTTACTGAAAAGCCAGATGAAATTATAAAAGAGTATGGTATTCAAAGAGTACATCACCGAATTTTATTTTTTATCGCACGCTTTCCGGGAGTAAGTGTAAATGAGTTATTATCACTACTAGAAATAAGTAAACAAGCTCTTCACGGACCATTACGACAACTTGTGGAAAAGAGCTTAATTGAGAGTAATGAAGCTACACATGATCGCCGTGTGAAACAGTTATCTTTAACAGAAAAAGGTGCCGATTTAGAAAAGAAACTGAGTGATGTACAAAGACAACAAATGGGTGCTATTTTTTCAAAATTTGGTGAATCGTGTGAAGAAAATTGGCATCAAGTTATGAATGAAATGGCACATAGCCGATCAGGTTTTGATGCTTGGATATCGAAAAGGGAAGTTGCAATCGATCAAAAATAAAAATAAATATATCTGTTTTTATAGTTTGAAAAAGAACAAATTTTATCCGTACATTTGGCAACTATGGAGCTATCATAGAGTGAATGGATAAAAAGATACATTACTAGATACTTTATACGTGTACGCAATGGAACAATAAAATTCACATTTCCGAGAGGGGAATTATTATGATAAAACTTGTACTTATTCGTCACGGACAAAGTTTATGGAATCTTGAAAATCGTTTTACTGGTTGGACTGATGTAGATTTATCAGAGAATGGATTAAGTGAAGCGAGAGAAGCAGGAGCGATATTAAAGAAAAATGGATATACTTTTGATGTAGCTTATACATCTGTATTAAAACGAGCAATTCGGACGTTATGGATTGTACTTCATGAGATGGACCTTGCATGGGTGCCAGTACATAAATGTTGGAAGTTAAATGAAAGACATTACGGTGCATTGCAAGGGTTGAATAAAGATGAAACTGCGAAAAAATATGGTGAGGAGCAAGTTCATATTTGGAGAAGAAGTATTGATGTAAGACCACCTGCTCTTACTGAGGATGATCCCAGGTATGAAATGAATGATCTAAGATATAAAGCACTGAAAAAAGGTGAGTTTCCATTGACAGAATGTTTAGTGGATACGGAGAAAAGAGTACTTGATTATTGGCATTCAGAAATTGCGCCGAAATTAAAGAATGGTAACAAAGTAATCATTTCATCACATGGTAACACAATTCGCTCGCTAGTAAAATATTTAGATAATCTTTCAAGCGATGGTGTTGTTTCACTAAATATTCCAACGAGTATTCCGCTCGTGTATGAATTAGACGAAAATTTACGTCCGATTCGCCATTATTACTTAAGTATGGATGGAGAAGTACCTGAAGGAGAAATTCCGAAACATATTACTTTTTAACATGAAAATTTGAAACGCATGCTTGTCTACATATACAATGTAGATTCAGGATAAAAGACGTGGCACCTTCTAATGTATATGCAATGTAGCTAAATTTAGAAGCTTGTCCACGTCTTTTGTCATAAAGAGAGCTGCTTGTGCATGTAATGATATCGTGAGTAGTTTTTGAATGGAGGGTGATGTCATTGGTGATCTCTAACATTCGAATCGGCTTATTTATTTTAGCAATCGTTTTTCTAGTTCTTGTTTTCTTTTACTGGAGAAATGAAGAATTGTATGAGGAGAAGAAGCAACGAATTAGAAAGACTTGGTATGGGTTGTTTATAGTATCAGTCACCGTGTATTTCATGATAAAAGGAATCGATTTAACCCTCTGGAAAAATCTTTTAATGTTCACTGCAATGGTTATTTTCGTTGATATTGCATTTATTTTAACACCTAATATTTCAGAAATATGGGGAGCGAAATTTAGCGATATCGGCAAGACGGTTCAATCGATAAAACGGTCATTAATTGCTTCTAAAGCAAGAGGAGAAATATACACAACAATCATTCAAAATGTCAATCCAGCAGTGTTCGGTACGATGGAATGGCATACGGAGGAAGAATATACAAAAAGCTTAAACGCATTTTTAGATTCGTATGGGGAAAAGATTGGAGCAAAAATTGTTGTATTTGAAGCGGCAAAGGAATTAAATACAAACTTTCGTGGTATCCGTTCTCAATTTAGTACGATTATTCCGTTAGAGTACATTGAGCAATTGAATGAGCAGAGAGCAGTACAAGTAGAAAATGTCGGAATTATACCAGCAAAAATAGTGAGTGATGTTTTCATTGTTATTGATGGGAAGAAAAATAACCTGCAAGATCGAGATTTTGAAAATGTATATAATTTAACAATACATCATAGTTATTTTAGTAAATAAGGACAGAAATTTTTTCTGTCCTTTTCACTTATACATAAAGGTAAAGCGAATTTAGACAAACTTGTATAAAATCGGACAATCATTCCTACACTAGCACGTAGAGGTGATTGTAGTGATAAAAGATTATGACAATGATTTTTTTAAAGAAGATAATGAAGATACAACAGATTTCTCGTTAATAAAAGGAGATACATTACAGCAAGTAGAAGAATTAGAAGAAGAATTAAAAAGAAAATGATACGTGTACACCCTGTCTGCATTTGCTATATAATATAAATAAAAGGTTGTATCTTTTTGAAAAGGGGAGAGAAGAGATGGCTGAAGTAAATGTAAAAAAGTCTTCGTTTTTTAAAGAAAAAAAAGAAGTACCCAATACAGATTTCTCTCTTTTGAAGGGTGCATTGATTCAAAATTTGGATAGATTAGAAAAATTTGTAGAGGCAATTCCATATAAGTATATAAAAGAGGGGAATGTAAAAGAGAATGCGTAAAAACATTCTCTTTTACATTACCTCTTTATGATTTGTTTATGCGTTATTTCTTTTTTGTTTAAAAATGATTTTATACATATAATACCCAAGGGCTGCAAAAATGAATCCAATAGCAGCACCAACTATTTGTTTCATAAACAATAAGTATAACGAAGCAATAATTAGTGTAAATAAGATTAAAATTAATACATACTTTGAAATAAATTCTACCCCTTTGTACACTAGTAGAATGACACCTGAAAGAACAGTGATGATAGGTAATATCCTATTTTCGAAAAAGCCTTCCTTTTTTTTGCTAGAATGCTGTTGTTTATTCAATATAAATATACTCCCGTCTTAAAGGATTAATCTTTTATTAGTTTTGCTATTTCATTTTCGAAAAGATTTTTGGTTAAATAGGTTATTTCAAAGGAATCATTTTTTATATTTCGAGTTAATAGCCATTGAGTGTTTGGTAATTCAATAACAAAGAATCCATTGTCAGAAGTAACCTCATTTTTTCTGTTGTATCTAGAAGCATAACAGTGTAAATAGACTGTGTTTTTTAATCTATTATAAAATTTTCAGCATATAAGGAATTAAATCCATTCTCTATTAACATTGTTTTCCTTCTTGAATAGACAAAAGGAAAAACTTTTCAATATTTTGTACGATATGGTTTGGAAGAGTTCCTACAATGCTACTTCCTTTTCCTCTTGCTGAAATACTAGCTGTAATTGATTCAAGATATGGGATATCTTGTCGAAGGTTAGTAAATTGTTCTTGCTCTTGAGTACTTTTAAACTTGTTAGTAGAAGCTTCTAATAATTCTGGAGTCACGATAATATTCAATATGGTTAACCTCCTTGTGTGAAAAATTATTTTAACCAAAAATATATTAGATTATAATCCCATTAAAATCTACTTTTTATAATACCAAATATTATTATTAAATAGTAGATTAATATTTTTAATTTTATGATAATTAATGAAAATAAAAAAGAGAGAATTCCAGGTAGGAGTTAAAGGTAAAGGTACATCAGATTTCTCGTTAATAAAAGGGGATACGATGCAGCAAGTAGAAGAATTAGAAGAAGAATTAAAAAGAAAATGATACGTGTACACCCTGTCTGCTTTTGCTATATAATATAAATAAAAGGTTGTATCTTTTTTGAAAAGGGGGAGAAGAGATGGCTGAAATTAGTGTGAAAAAGTCTTCATTTTTTAAAGAAAAAAAAGAAGAACCAAATACAGATTTCTCTCTTGTGAAAGGTGCATTAACGGAAAATATAAATCGGTTAGAGAAATTAATGAATAATGGTACTTCAAAATATATGAGAGCAAAAAAAGAGAAAGAAAATGCATAGTGCATTTTCTTTCTCTTTTTATATGCAATTTAAATGTTTAACAAGCAGATATTAAAGCATGAAATAGAAAGTGAAAATAATGAATCATGGTATAATGATAAAAGACTTACATATTATTTTGTCATTTTGAGAGGAGCTTAAAAATGTATTCTACTTTAGAACAATTAACAAAGCACCCTGTATTTTATCATTTTGCAGAAATTTCAAAGATTCCTAGAGGATCAGGTAATGAAAAAGAAATTAGTGATTTTTTAGTTGGCTTTGCGAAAGAGCGTAATTTAGAAGTGATTCAAGATGAAGCATTAAATGTCATTATTAAAAAAGAAGCAACTGCTGGTTATGAAAATGTACCAGCTATTATTATTCAAGGTCATATGGATATGGTTTGCGAAAAAAATCAAGCAACCGTACATGATTTTGATAAAGATCCAATTGAATTACGAATTATTGGGGACATGTTATATGCAAATCAAACGACTTTAGGAGCTGATAATGGTATTGCAGTTGCATATGCATTAGCTTTATTAGATTCAAAAGACATTCCGCATCCAGCACTAGAAGTAGTTATTACTACTGAAGAAGAAACGACAATGGGCGGAGCTTTCGCTGTTGATTCAAATCATTTTGAAGGAAAGATTTTTATTAATATTGATTCTGAAGAAGATCATAAATTACTTGTAAGTAGCGCAGGTGGTGCAAAAGCTGTTGAAACGATTCCAGTAATTTGGGATGAAGCACCAGCGAATATGGATGCATACCGTTTATATGTTGGCGGTCTAAAAGGCGGACATTCTGGTATGGAAATTGATAAACAACGTGGTAATGCGAACAAAGTATTAGGACGAGTATTACATGATTTATCAGTAAATATTCAATTTGATATAAGTGAAGTTCACGGTGGATTAAAAACGAATGCAATTCCGCGTGAAAGTGTAGCTACAATTTTATTATGTCAAGAAGATGTAGAGAAGGTAGAAGAAAAGTTAGAATCATGGACACGAGTATTACAAGAAGAAATGCGTGCTGTTGATCCAGATGTTCATGTTACACTTACAAAATTAGATGAGAAAGTAGAAAAAGTATTTGCTAAAGAAACACAAAAGCAACTTATTTCATCATTATTCTTAATTCCGAACGGCATTCAAAGTATGAGCATGGATATTAAAGGTCTAGTAGAAAGCTCAACAAATTTAGGTGTTATTGAAACGTTGCAAGATGAAATTAAATTACGTAACGAAGTGAGAAGCTCTGTAAGTAGTTTAAAACAACATATTGCAGATGAGATTAAATGTATTGCGGAATTAGTTGGCGCAACATTTGAAATCGAGTCAGAGTATCCAGAATGGCCATACAATCCGAATTCACAAATTCGTAATTTATTTGAAAAAGTGCATCAAGAAAAATACAATAAAGATGTTGAAATCTTCGCTGTACACGCTGGGATTGAATGTAGTGTATTCGTTCAAAAGATGCCTGAATTAGATGCAATTTCATTCGGTCCAGATATATTCAATGTCCATACTCCAGATGAACATATTAGTATTTCTTCTGTTGTGAATAACTGGGGATTCTTCGTTGATGTAATGAAAGGTACGAAAGAATTAGCTAAATAATATTCATAAAATGAAGAGTAGCCTATAAAATTTTATAGGCTACTTTTTTGTATAGAGTTTTACTAGAAATTTATTTTTGCGTTTTATTTCTATAGGAGATTTTACCAAAGACTGCTCCAGAAATTGCTCCGATTAAAGTCATAAAAATTGCACTCCATGCTGCAAATGACATTATTACACCTCCAAATAATAAATTATTGTTTCTTATTCCTTTTAATAGAAATGATAATTGCAACAACTGCTAAGAAAATAAGAGGAGACCAAGAAAAGAAAGACATGATAAATCCTTTCTTAAATATTTATATAAAATAATTATCGCATATTAATAAATCGAACATGTGGAATATGTAATATTGCATATTGAATTGTAGAACTTAAAGAAGTGGAAACAGTTATTGAGTAAAAATGATAATTTATAAAGAAAGTAAGGATTTTTTCTAACCTTAAAAAGAGCAAATAACCAAAAAGCTCCTCTATCTTATATAAGGTAGAGGAGCTTTTAAAATGATTTTTGTTTAAGAAAAGAGTATCCAAGATTTAGTTACTGGTGAGATAAACGTAAATTATTTTGAGATTTTAAAGCTGCCCCCATAATAATAATTTTCTCCAAGTTTCATAACAGCTACATATGTTCCAGGATTATAGGCCTTAGTAATAGGTGTTACAAATCTACCATAATTATGTTTTAAACCAGAGTCATAAATGGTTTTATATCTATGCAAGTTTATTTCATCATTTTCATTTCCACTCAATTGATATATTTTTACAATACCAGTATCCTTACCACCAGTATATATAGTAACATCGAATGTATCTCCATGCTTTAAGTCACCAACTGCTAACTCTTCTATAAAATCTGCATTATGATGTAATAAAAAATAGTTTTGCCATCGCCAAGTATCTAAAAATCGTGATTCTTTTTGTGTAGGTTGCGATTCAGCAGAGGCAGGTGGGAGCGTACCAATTGTATTTGAAAATAAAAATCCTCCAACAGTCAATGCGCCAATAATTGTTGATTGCCTTAAAAATTTCATCTTTTAGACCTCCTAATTAATAAAGAATTTAGAAATCGTTTTTGTAAAAAACTAGCTGTGAAATCTAAAGGATGATAATATCTTCTATAATCATATTAACATTTATTGATTTATCAGACAAATCGAAAACCATTTAGAAATAACAATTACGTTGCGAGCTATTGTATAGTAGAGATATGGTTCATAATAAAGGGGGAATACATATGTGGAAGCGATTTGTAGCGATTGGTGATAGTTTTACAGAGGGGATAGGGGATGAAGTTGAGGGTATAGCATTAAAAAGCTGGGTAGATCATTTTGTCCAACTGTGTGTAAACGATATAGAATATGCTAATTTTGCAAAGCGTGGGTTAGTAACGAAAGAAATTCGCTCGCAACAATTGGAAAAGGCGTTAACTTTTAATCCAGATTTGGTTAGCCTCATTGCAGGTGCAAACGACGTATTAAAAGGACGTTGGAATCATTATGCATATAAGGAAGATATGAAATGTATGATAGATACATTAAGTAAAACAGGTGCCGATATTATGATAGCAAACCTTCCAGATTTTACAGTCAGACTTCCATTTTCTACAGAAAAAAAACAAGTGTTAAAAGAACAATTATTAGAGGCAAATGAAGTTATACTTTCATTGAGCAGAGAGTATAAGCTTCATCATATTGACTTTTGGAATCATCATGTAGTTAATGACAATACGCTTTGGTCTAAGGATTTCATTCATCCAAACTCAAAAGGATATGTAAAAGTTGCTGAACTGATCTTTAGTAGTTTGCCTGTACATGATGCTTCTAAATAAGCTTTTGAATGAACTAATCCCTTGCGCAGGGGGTTTTTCATATTTTCTGTTGCAGAACCCTTAGTATAAGGGTTCTTTTTGGTATCAAAAATCTAAAAAAGATACAATTGGAGAACTCGAACTAAATGGAACAAATGAAACTTGTATCTTGTCTATATATTGAAACCATAATAAAAGTGAGGGTAGTTTTATGTTTATTCAAATAAGTTTGAGGTGTGGAAATGGAACAGACATTTATTGAAAAGTGTAATCATGATGAGCTGGACGATGTTATAAAAGACTATTGGCAAGATGTATGGAATTATTCATTTATTATTACGAAAGATCCAC
This genomic window from Bacillus anthracis str. Vollum contains:
- the pepD gene encoding beta-Ala-His dipeptidase; translation: MYSTLEQLTKHPVFYHFAEISKIPRGSGNEKEISDFLVGFAKERNLEVIQDEALNVIIKKEATAGYENVPAIIIQGHMDMVCEKNQATVHDFDKDPIELRIIGDMLYANQTTLGADNGIAVAYALALLDSKDIPHPALEVVITTEEETTMGGAFAVDSNHFEGKIFINIDSEEDHKLLVSSAGGAKAVETIPVIWDEAPANMDAYRLYVGGLKGGHSGMEIDKQRGNANKVLGRVLHDLSVNIQFDISEVHGGLKTNAIPRESVATILLCQEDVEKVEEKLESWTRVLQEEMRAVDPDVHVTLTKLDEKVEKVFAKETQKQLISSLFLIPNGIQSMSMDIKGLVESSTNLGVIETLQDEIKLRNEVRSSVSSLKQHIADEIKCIAELVGATFEIESEYPEWPYNPNSQIRNLFEKVHQEKYNKDVEIFAVHAGIECSVFVQKMPELDAISFGPDIFNVHTPDEHISISSVVNNWGFFVDVMKGTKELAK
- a CDS encoding DUF5065 family protein, with product MKFLRQSTIIGALTVGGFLFSNTIGTLPPASAESQPTQKESRFLDTWRWQNYFLLHHNADFIEELAVGDLKHGDTFDVTIYTGGKDTGIVKIYQLSGNENDEINLHRYKTIYDSGLKHNYGRFVTPITKAYNPGTYVAVMKLGENYYYGGSFKISK
- a CDS encoding type II toxin-antitoxin system SpoIISA family toxin, which codes for MISNIRIGLFILAIVFLVLVFFYWRNEELYEEKKQRIRKTWYGLFIVSVTVYFMIKGIDLTLWKNLLMFTAMVIFVDIAFILTPNISEIWGAKFSDIGKTVQSIKRSLIASKARGEIYTTIIQNVNPAVFGTMEWHTEEEYTKSLNAFLDSYGEKIGAKIVVFEAAKELNTNFRGIRSQFSTIIPLEYIEQLNEQRAVQVENVGIIPAKIVSDVFIVIDGKKNNLQDRDFENVYNLTIHHSYFSK
- a CDS encoding MarR family winged helix-turn-helix transcriptional regulator; this encodes MTQHKEEQMNEALALFYFAYKTFTEKPDEIIKEYGIQRVHHRILFFIARFPGVSVNELLSLLEISKQALHGPLRQLVEKSLIESNEATHDRRVKQLSLTEKGADLEKKLSDVQRQQMGAIFSKFGESCEENWHQVMNEMAHSRSGFDAWISKREVAIDQK
- a CDS encoding SGNH/GDSL hydrolase family protein, which encodes MVHNKGGIHMWKRFVAIGDSFTEGIGDEVEGIALKSWVDHFVQLCVNDIEYANFAKRGLVTKEIRSQQLEKALTFNPDLVSLIAGANDVLKGRWNHYAYKEDMKCMIDTLSKTGADIMIANLPDFTVRLPFSTEKKQVLKEQLLEANEVILSLSREYKLHHIDFWNHHVVNDNTLWSKDFIHPNSKGYVKVAELIFSSLPVHDASK
- a CDS encoding alpha-keto acid decarboxylase family protein: MIHLKTQYTVSTYLLDRLSELGIEHIFGIPGDYNLAFLDYVLAHKNLEWIGNCNELNAAYAADGYARIKGIAALITTFGVGELSAINGIAGSYAENVPVIKITGTPPTTVMENGELVHHTLGDGKFNHFSKMYREITIAQTNLTPEHAVEEIDRVLRACWNEKRPVHINLPIDVYNKPINRPAEPILHKPILSNKETLDKMLLHAISKINSAKKPIILADFEVDRFHAKEYLYQFVEKTGFPIATLSMGKGIFPEKHPQFIGVYVGDVSPPYLRKRIDESDCIISIGVKLTDTITGGFTQGFTKEQVIEIHPYTVKITDKKYGPVVMKDVLQQLSDVIEHRNEETLDIKPFISESLSMTEEFNPKAHMVTQKRFWQQIYHFLQENDVLLAEQGTPFFGSAAIPLPNNTTYVAQPLWGSIGYTLPALLGTQLANLSRRNILIIGDGSFQLIVQELSTILRQNLNPIIFLINNNGYTVERAIHGQNEPYNDIQMWEYTKLAKVFGTEEKSQTFKVQNETELQEVLTKISIDKNQLTFVEIVMSQGDQPELLAKLGKRFGQQNS
- the spoIISB gene encoding stage II sporulation protein SB, producing the protein MAEISVKKSSFFKEKKEEPNTDFSLVKGALTENINRLEKLMNNGTSKYMRAKKEKENA
- the gpmA gene encoding 2,3-diphosphoglycerate-dependent phosphoglycerate mutase; translation: MIKLVLIRHGQSLWNLENRFTGWTDVDLSENGLSEAREAGAILKKNGYTFDVAYTSVLKRAIRTLWIVLHEMDLAWVPVHKCWKLNERHYGALQGLNKDETAKKYGEEQVHIWRRSIDVRPPALTEDDPRYEMNDLRYKALKKGEFPLTECLVDTEKRVLDYWHSEIAPKLKNGNKVIISSHGNTIRSLVKYLDNLSSDGVVSLNIPTSIPLVYELDENLRPIRHYYLSMDGEVPEGEIPKHITF